In the Halichoerus grypus chromosome 4, mHalGry1.hap1.1, whole genome shotgun sequence genome, one interval contains:
- the DCLK1 gene encoding serine/threonine-protein kinase DCLK1 isoform X8: MLELIEVNGTPGSQLSTPRSGKSPSPSPTSPGSLRKQRDLYRPISSDDLDSVGDSV; this comes from the exons ATGTTAGAACTCATAGAAG TTAATGGAACCCCTGGTAGTCAGCTGTCTACTCCACGCTCGGGCAAGTCACCAAGCCCATCACCCACCAGCCCGGGAAGCCTGCGGAAGCAGAGG GACCTGTATCGCCCCATCTCTTCGGATGATTTGGATTCAGTAGGAGACTCAGTGTAA